In Mycolicibacterium phocaicum, one DNA window encodes the following:
- a CDS encoding PTS mannitol transporter subunit IICBA, which translates to MTATTETPQRVSLRVRVQQLGTALSNMVMPNIGAFIAWGLITALFIKTGWLPGLFHSLQNPDGWVAHIGGWGAFEKGGIVGPMITYLLPILIGSTGGRMVYGTRGAVVGAITTMGVVAGSDVPMFMGAMIMGPLGGWVIKKLDALWDGKIRPGFEMLVNNFSAGIAGLVMAVIGFFGVGPVVSAFTRGAGHGVDFLVGHDLLPLTSIFIEPAKVLFLNNAINHGVLTPLGTTQALATGKSVLFLLEANPGPGLGILLAFMVFGRGAAKASAPGAAIIQFLGGIHEIYFPYVLMKPKLIAATILGGMTGVFINVLFGSGLRAPAAPGSIIAVYAQTASGSYLGVTLSVLGAAAVSFAVAAVLLKTDRATDEPDLAAATAEMEALKGKRSSVAAALTGGSTAAISNIVFACDAGMGSSAMGASVLRKKIRDAGITGVTVVNQAISNLTDTYGLAVTHRDLTERARQKTPSAIHVSVDDFMNSPRYDEIVELLGRTNGTPPSDESATAPTEPAAADDVLSLDSIVLAGSATTASAAITEAGRLLVAARAVDEAYVDAMHEREKSVSTYMGNGLAIPHGTNDAKGAIRHSGISFVRYPEPIDWNGKPAEFVVGIAGAGKDHMALLTRIAHVFLDKDEVERLRRASTPEEVRAVLSESR; encoded by the coding sequence GTGACTGCAACCACGGAAACACCACAGCGCGTCAGTCTGCGTGTGCGGGTACAGCAGCTCGGTACCGCGCTGTCCAACATGGTGATGCCGAACATCGGCGCCTTCATCGCATGGGGCCTGATCACCGCACTGTTCATCAAGACCGGCTGGCTGCCCGGCCTTTTTCACTCGCTGCAGAACCCAGACGGCTGGGTGGCCCACATCGGCGGCTGGGGAGCCTTCGAGAAAGGCGGCATCGTCGGGCCGATGATCACCTACCTGCTCCCGATCCTCATCGGATCCACGGGCGGCAGGATGGTGTACGGAACCCGCGGTGCCGTCGTCGGCGCCATCACCACCATGGGAGTGGTTGCCGGATCGGATGTTCCGATGTTCATGGGCGCGATGATCATGGGGCCATTGGGCGGCTGGGTCATCAAGAAGCTGGATGCGTTGTGGGACGGCAAGATTCGGCCCGGCTTCGAGATGCTGGTGAACAATTTCTCGGCCGGCATCGCCGGCCTGGTGATGGCCGTCATCGGGTTCTTCGGTGTCGGCCCGGTGGTGTCGGCCTTCACCCGCGGCGCCGGCCACGGCGTCGACTTCCTCGTCGGACACGACCTGCTTCCCCTGACCTCGATCTTCATCGAGCCCGCCAAGGTGCTCTTCCTCAACAACGCCATCAACCATGGCGTGCTCACCCCGCTGGGCACCACCCAGGCGCTCGCCACCGGCAAGTCCGTCCTGTTCCTGTTGGAGGCCAACCCCGGCCCCGGCCTGGGAATCCTGTTGGCGTTCATGGTGTTCGGCCGTGGCGCCGCCAAGGCCTCGGCTCCGGGCGCCGCGATCATTCAGTTCCTCGGCGGCATCCACGAAATCTACTTCCCGTACGTACTCATGAAGCCGAAGCTGATCGCCGCCACCATCCTCGGCGGAATGACCGGCGTCTTCATCAACGTGCTGTTCGGCTCCGGACTGCGCGCGCCCGCCGCACCGGGTTCGATCATCGCCGTCTACGCCCAGACCGCGAGCGGCAGCTACCTCGGCGTCACACTGTCGGTACTGGGGGCGGCGGCCGTCTCGTTCGCGGTCGCGGCCGTACTACTCAAGACCGACCGCGCCACCGATGAGCCCGACCTGGCCGCCGCCACCGCCGAAATGGAGGCACTGAAGGGCAAGCGGTCCAGCGTCGCCGCCGCACTGACCGGTGGTTCGACCGCTGCCATCTCCAACATCGTGTTCGCCTGCGATGCCGGCATGGGTTCGTCCGCGATGGGAGCCTCGGTGCTACGCAAGAAGATCCGAGACGCCGGAATCACCGGCGTGACGGTCGTCAACCAGGCGATCTCCAATCTCACCGACACTTATGGCCTGGCTGTCACGCATCGCGATCTCACCGAGCGTGCGCGGCAGAAGACCCCGTCGGCGATCCACGTCTCGGTCGACGACTTCATGAACTCGCCCCGCTACGACGAAATCGTCGAACTGCTGGGACGCACCAACGGCACCCCTCCCTCAGACGAATCCGCCACGGCCCCAACCGAACCCGCCGCTGCCGACGATGTGCTGTCACTCGACTCGATCGTGCTGGCCGGCTCGGCCACCACCGCTTCGGCCGCGATCACGGAGGCCGGCCGGCTGCTGGTCGCCGCCCGGGCCGTCGACGAGGCCTACGTCGACGCCATGCACGAGCGGGAGAAATCGGTGTCGACGTACATGGGTAACGGCCTGGCGATCCCGCACGGCACCAACGACGCCAAGGGCGCGATCCGCCATTCCGGCATCTCGTTCGTGCGCTATCCCGAACCCATCGATTGGAATGGCAAGCCCGCCGAGTTCGTGGTGGGCATCGCCGGCGCCGGCAAGGACCACATGGCGCTTCTCACCCGCATCGCCCACGTGTTCCTGGACAAGGACGAAGTGGAGCGGTTACGCCGAGCCAGCACTCCCGAGGAGGTTCGGGCGGTGCTGAGCGAAAGCCGCTAG
- a CDS encoding zinc-dependent dehydrogenase produces MKALRYYAPEDVRLEEVPEPVCGPDEIKIRVRNCSTCGTDVKILHNGHQNLTPPRTIGHEIAGDIVEVGAEVNPTYGTAWVPGDRVQVIAAVPCGECHECAKGWMAVCQNQTSMGYQYDGGFAEYMIVPRQVLKVDGLNRIPDNVGYDEASAAEPFACAINAQDLLGIEPGDTVVVFGAGPIGCMHIRIARGVHNCGPVYLVDVNDARLKMSADAVHPDEVINAAKTDVVARVLELTDGRGADVVITATAANITQEQAIAMAARNGRISFFGGLPKTNPTITCDSNVVHYRQLHIHGANGSAPEHNKRALHYISTGQVPVKDLITRHIALDEVLDAFGIVQNGEAIKVTVEPSAVLV; encoded by the coding sequence ATGAAAGCGCTGCGCTATTACGCACCCGAGGACGTCCGGCTCGAAGAGGTGCCCGAACCCGTGTGCGGGCCCGACGAGATCAAGATCCGGGTGCGCAACTGTTCGACGTGCGGCACCGACGTCAAAATCCTGCACAACGGGCATCAGAACCTGACCCCGCCGCGGACCATCGGGCACGAGATCGCCGGCGACATCGTCGAGGTCGGAGCCGAGGTGAATCCCACGTACGGCACCGCCTGGGTGCCGGGCGACCGCGTGCAGGTCATCGCCGCCGTGCCGTGCGGCGAGTGCCACGAATGCGCCAAGGGCTGGATGGCGGTGTGCCAGAACCAGACGTCCATGGGTTACCAGTACGACGGCGGGTTTGCCGAGTACATGATCGTGCCCCGCCAGGTGCTCAAAGTCGATGGGCTGAACCGGATTCCGGACAATGTCGGTTACGACGAGGCGTCGGCGGCGGAACCCTTCGCCTGCGCCATCAACGCCCAGGATCTGCTCGGCATCGAGCCGGGCGACACCGTCGTGGTGTTCGGAGCCGGTCCCATCGGGTGCATGCACATCCGTATCGCGCGCGGCGTGCACAACTGCGGGCCGGTCTACCTCGTCGACGTCAACGACGCCCGGCTGAAGATGTCCGCCGACGCGGTGCATCCCGATGAGGTGATCAACGCGGCCAAGACCGATGTGGTGGCTCGCGTCCTGGAGCTGACGGACGGGCGCGGCGCCGACGTGGTGATCACCGCAACTGCCGCCAACATCACCCAGGAACAGGCCATCGCGATGGCCGCGCGCAACGGCCGCATCTCGTTCTTCGGCGGCCTGCCCAAGACCAACCCGACGATCACCTGCGATTCCAACGTCGTGCACTACCGGCAGCTGCACATCCACGGCGCCAACGGATCCGCGCCCGAGCACAACAAGCGTGCGCTGCACTACATCTCGACCGGTCAGGTGCCGGTGAAGGACTTGATCACGCGGCACATCGCGCTCGACGAGGTCCTCGACGCGTTCGGCATCGTCCAGAACGGCGAAGCCATCAAGGTGACGGTGGAGCCCAGCGCTGTGCTCGTCTGA
- a CDS encoding NAD(P)H-hydrate dehydratase has protein sequence MRHYYTAEQIRAAEAPLLASLPDGVLMRRAAYGLATAIAAELKSRTGGVAGRRVCAVVGSGDNGGDALWAATFLRRRGAGATAVLLNPDRTHAKALEAFHAAGGRIVETIPEATDLVIDGVVGIGATGPLRPNAAAVFAANTAPVVAVDLPSGIDVQTGATDGPHVRAALTVTFGGLKPVHGLADCGRVELIDIGLDLPQPTFLGFEAHDVRARWPVPHPSDDKYSQGVKGVLAGSATYPGAAILSTGAAVAATSGMVRYAGSAHAEVVSHWPEVVAAPDVTTAGRVQAWVVGPGLGTDTAGDEALRFALDTDLPVIVDADALTLLAADLDLVADRTAPTVLTPHAGEFARLAGHPPGSDRVTATRELADRLNATVLLKGNVTIIAEPGGPTYLNPAGQSWAATAGSGDVLSGIIGALLASGIAPGEAAAMAAFVHARAADLAAHDPGPRPAPTSAHRILAHVRAAIASL, from the coding sequence ATGCGGCACTACTACACCGCCGAGCAGATTCGCGCGGCCGAGGCGCCGCTGTTGGCTTCCCTGCCCGATGGCGTGTTGATGCGCCGGGCGGCCTATGGCTTGGCGACGGCCATCGCCGCCGAACTCAAGTCCCGCACCGGTGGGGTCGCGGGCCGCCGGGTCTGCGCGGTCGTCGGCTCCGGGGACAACGGCGGCGACGCGTTGTGGGCAGCCACCTTTCTGCGCCGGCGCGGAGCCGGCGCAACGGCTGTGCTGCTGAACCCGGACCGCACACACGCCAAAGCGCTCGAAGCCTTCCACGCAGCCGGCGGCAGAATCGTCGAAACCATCCCCGAAGCAACGGATTTGGTGATCGACGGCGTCGTCGGCATCGGTGCCACCGGGCCGCTACGGCCCAATGCCGCCGCCGTCTTCGCGGCCAACACCGCGCCCGTCGTCGCCGTCGACCTGCCCAGCGGTATCGACGTCCAGACCGGCGCCACCGACGGCCCCCACGTGCGGGCCGCGCTGACCGTCACCTTCGGCGGCCTCAAACCCGTGCACGGACTGGCCGACTGCGGCCGCGTCGAACTGATCGACATCGGACTTGACCTGCCGCAGCCGACGTTCCTCGGATTCGAAGCGCACGACGTCCGCGCCCGTTGGCCGGTGCCGCACCCGTCGGACGACAAGTACAGCCAGGGCGTCAAGGGCGTGCTCGCCGGGTCGGCGACCTACCCCGGCGCGGCAATCCTGAGCACCGGCGCCGCTGTTGCCGCGACCTCCGGCATGGTCCGTTACGCCGGTTCCGCGCACGCCGAGGTGGTGTCGCACTGGCCGGAAGTCGTTGCGGCGCCGGATGTGACGACCGCCGGGCGGGTCCAGGCGTGGGTGGTCGGCCCGGGCCTCGGCACCGACACCGCCGGTGACGAGGCACTGCGCTTCGCCTTGGACACCGACCTCCCCGTGATCGTCGACGCCGACGCCCTCACGCTCCTGGCCGCCGACCTCGACCTCGTCGCGGACCGCACGGCACCCACCGTGCTGACACCGCACGCCGGTGAATTCGCCCGGCTCGCAGGACATCCGCCGGGTTCCGACCGGGTCACCGCCACCCGCGAACTCGCCGACCGCCTCAATGCCACCGTCCTGCTGAAAGGCAATGTCACCATCATCGCCGAGCCGGGTGGCCCCACGTATCTCAATCCCGCCGGCCAATCCTGGGCTGCCACAGCCGGATCCGGCGACGTCCTGTCCGGCATCATCGGGGCCCTGCTCGCGTCGGGCATCGCACCGGGCGAGGCTGCGGCGATGGCCGCGTTCGTCCACGCCCGTGCCGCCGATCTCGCCGCACATGATCCCGGCCCTCGTCCCGCGCCGACGTCGGCGCACCGCATTCTGGCTCATGTCCGGGCCGCCATCGCATCGCTCTAG
- a CDS encoding glutamate decarboxylase — protein MSPAYTGRLSTAPVPSLRLPDDPMDPQAAYRFIHDELMLDGSSRLNLATFVTTWMDPEAEKLMAETFDKNMIDKDEYPATAAIEARTVSMVADLFHADDLRDDDPSSACGVSTIGSSEAVMLAGLALKWRWREKIEADGKDWRTHTPNLVMGANVQVVWEKFCRYFDVEPRYLPMAEDRYVITPEQVLANVDEDTIGVVGILGTTFTGELEPIAEICAALDQLAQEKGLDIPVHVDAASGGFVVPFLHPDLEWDFRLPRVVSINVSGHKYGLTYPGIGFVVWRSKEHLPEDLVFRVNYLGGDMPTFTLNFSRPGNQVVGQYYNFLRLGRAGYAQIMHCLSDTARWIGDELRKSEHFEVITDGSAIPVLACRLKGKRPYTEFDVSHALRAYGWQVPAYTMPEGATDIAVLRVVVREGFSADLARALRDDLITVLNSLDELKPEGQFDDVQPFAH, from the coding sequence ATGAGCCCCGCTTACACCGGCAGGCTCTCCACGGCACCGGTTCCATCGCTGCGGCTACCCGACGACCCGATGGACCCGCAGGCGGCCTACCGGTTCATCCACGACGAGTTGATGCTCGACGGCAGCTCCCGGCTGAACCTCGCCACCTTCGTCACCACGTGGATGGATCCCGAGGCCGAGAAGCTGATGGCCGAGACGTTCGACAAGAACATGATCGACAAGGACGAATACCCGGCCACCGCGGCGATCGAGGCCCGGACGGTGTCCATGGTGGCTGACCTGTTCCACGCCGACGACCTGCGCGACGACGACCCGTCGTCAGCGTGCGGGGTGTCCACCATCGGTTCCAGCGAGGCCGTCATGCTGGCCGGCCTGGCCCTCAAGTGGCGGTGGCGCGAGAAAATCGAAGCGGATGGAAAGGACTGGCGCACCCATACCCCCAACCTGGTGATGGGTGCCAACGTCCAGGTGGTGTGGGAGAAGTTCTGCCGCTACTTCGACGTCGAGCCGCGGTACCTGCCGATGGCCGAGGACCGCTACGTCATCACCCCCGAACAGGTGCTCGCCAACGTCGACGAGGACACCATCGGCGTCGTGGGCATCCTCGGCACCACCTTCACCGGTGAGCTCGAGCCCATCGCCGAGATCTGCGCGGCGCTCGATCAGCTCGCACAAGAGAAGGGTCTGGACATCCCCGTCCACGTCGACGCGGCCAGCGGTGGTTTCGTGGTGCCGTTCCTGCACCCGGATCTGGAGTGGGACTTCCGGTTGCCGCGGGTGGTGTCGATCAACGTCAGCGGCCACAAGTACGGACTGACGTATCCGGGCATCGGGTTCGTGGTCTGGCGCAGCAAGGAGCATCTGCCCGAGGACCTCGTCTTCCGGGTCAATTACCTGGGCGGCGATATGCCGACCTTCACCCTGAACTTCTCCCGGCCCGGCAACCAGGTGGTGGGCCAGTACTACAACTTCCTGCGCCTCGGCCGGGCCGGTTACGCGCAGATCATGCACTGCCTGTCGGACACCGCCCGCTGGATCGGTGACGAGCTGCGCAAGAGCGAGCACTTCGAGGTCATCACCGACGGCTCGGCCATCCCGGTGCTCGCGTGCCGGCTGAAGGGCAAGCGGCCCTACACCGAGTTCGACGTGTCACACGCGCTGCGTGCCTACGGCTGGCAGGTGCCGGCGTACACCATGCCCGAGGGTGCGACGGACATCGCAGTGCTGCGTGTGGTGGTACGTGAGGGCTTCTCGGCGGACCTCGCCCGCGCCTTGCGAGACGACCTGATTACCGTCCTGAACAGCCTCGATGAGCTCAAGCCGGAGGGCCAGTTCGACGACGTGCAGCCCTTCGCGCACTGA